Proteins from a single region of Candidatus Saccharibacteria bacterium:
- a CDS encoding TraM recognition domain-containing protein, whose protein sequence is MAGLFITIFVFVFLGSAVGIFVFSQYRKTLREAKNYERGLKMVPLLIHLPPSSDDIEVNGRDERDLTEEVLSQAQVMYNIIASTATKGFKSKIYGQRHLSFEIIANEGLIRYYTVVPSVLVDVVSQAVAAAYPSARLEEVTEHNIFSQVGKMSGTIGGEFTLKKHYVYPISTFKDTKRDASRALLNALSAASRDDGVAIQLMLRPAREGWVKNSISAVEKITKDKGRKKAGFGGVVAAKDIMEALWKPPAEGELKPEDKQLTSLEQATVEAIEEKTRYPAYEVLIRVVVSSNTASHSQTLLKNVVAAFSLFDSPSYNGFKFAVTKNVEELVTAYIFRFFPQTITQNILNSIELATIFHLPGQSTIPTSQVQRQMSKQVDGPTQVMEEGFLLGYNEFRGVKKPIRLSTNDRRRHTYIIGQTGTGKSVLLENLAFQDMMDGRGFAFVDPHGDSVEALLGKVPKERVEDVIYFNPGDMSSPIGLNMFEFDRPDQKDFLVQESINMLYGLYDPGHTGIVGPRLEHIFRNCALLLMSDPNGGTFIDIPKLLIDEDFMKSKLKYVTDQTVLDFWTKEFPQSQKSNESGEVVSWVVSKFGPFISNDAMRNIIGQTKSGFNLRDIMDNKKILLVNLSKGKMGELNSKLLGIIFVMKFQAAAMGRADTPEDMRQDFSLYVDEFQNFATESFESILSEARKYRLNLILGNQFMTQLTDKIREAIIGNVGTVISGRIGITDAELLVKKFSPTFDAEDLTKMPNYQSVTSVMINNVPSAPFSMSFLPPMGQTNAQLSDALKRLSAAKYGKPRAVVEKDIFTRLGAGDVERKNKADAAKKLQQQRMTGVTTASGSSSSFLDEWLAKRKQIGNTPSSAPQGRPGPKTAVQTPQNSSSRLGAQEGPVAASTTMPLPPMDTSPNPFLTQSPQNSSGAIVAPESQSLDDDRLHLRGDKKNPDSEISIKLR, encoded by the coding sequence ATGGCAGGGCTTTTTATCACAATCTTCGTTTTTGTCTTTCTTGGGTCTGCGGTTGGAATTTTTGTTTTTTCTCAGTACCGCAAGACATTAAGGGAGGCAAAGAACTATGAAAGAGGCCTTAAAATGGTGCCTTTGCTTATTCATCTTCCGCCTTCGAGTGATGATATAGAAGTAAACGGACGTGACGAGCGCGACCTGACTGAAGAAGTTTTGTCGCAGGCGCAGGTTATGTATAACATTATTGCTAGTACGGCAACCAAGGGCTTTAAGAGTAAGATCTACGGCCAACGCCATCTCTCCTTTGAGATTATTGCCAACGAAGGGTTGATTCGCTATTATACCGTCGTTCCATCGGTCCTTGTTGACGTTGTAAGCCAGGCTGTGGCTGCGGCATATCCGTCTGCTCGATTAGAAGAGGTGACTGAGCATAATATATTTAGTCAGGTTGGAAAGATGAGTGGGACGATCGGTGGAGAATTCACCCTTAAAAAACACTACGTTTATCCTATCTCTACATTTAAAGACACGAAGCGTGACGCTTCCAGAGCCCTTCTTAACGCGTTGTCGGCTGCGAGTCGTGATGATGGCGTAGCGATTCAGTTGATGCTTCGGCCTGCGCGCGAAGGCTGGGTAAAAAACTCGATTAGCGCTGTTGAAAAAATTACTAAGGATAAAGGCCGCAAGAAAGCTGGCTTTGGGGGCGTTGTTGCCGCCAAAGATATAATGGAGGCGCTATGGAAACCGCCAGCAGAGGGTGAACTGAAACCAGAAGATAAGCAGCTGACATCTTTGGAGCAAGCAACGGTAGAGGCAATAGAGGAGAAAACGCGTTATCCAGCTTACGAAGTGCTCATTCGTGTCGTTGTCTCCTCAAATACAGCGTCGCATTCGCAAACCTTGTTGAAGAACGTCGTGGCTGCATTCTCCTTGTTTGATTCGCCAAGCTACAATGGCTTCAAGTTTGCCGTTACTAAGAATGTCGAGGAGCTTGTGACGGCGTACATTTTCAGATTTTTCCCGCAAACAATAACCCAGAACATTCTTAATAGCATAGAGCTTGCGACTATCTTCCACCTTCCTGGCCAGAGCACGATACCAACATCTCAGGTTCAACGCCAAATGTCGAAGCAGGTTGATGGACCTACACAAGTTATGGAAGAAGGGTTTCTGCTTGGCTACAACGAGTTTCGAGGGGTTAAAAAGCCAATCCGACTTAGTACGAACGATCGCCGCCGCCATACGTATATTATTGGACAGACAGGTACAGGTAAGTCTGTACTTCTTGAAAACCTTGCATTTCAAGATATGATGGACGGCCGCGGCTTTGCCTTTGTTGACCCGCACGGGGATTCTGTTGAGGCGCTTTTGGGTAAGGTTCCGAAAGAGCGCGTTGAAGACGTTATTTACTTTAATCCTGGCGACATGTCGAGTCCAATCGGCCTAAATATGTTCGAGTTTGATCGACCAGATCAGAAGGACTTTTTAGTGCAAGAGTCTATTAATATGCTGTATGGTTTATACGACCCGGGTCACACAGGTATTGTTGGTCCACGCTTGGAACATATTTTCCGTAACTGTGCACTACTACTCATGTCCGACCCTAATGGTGGTACGTTCATTGATATTCCAAAGTTGCTTATCGATGAAGACTTTATGAAGAGCAAGCTTAAATACGTTACCGATCAGACAGTGTTAGATTTCTGGACGAAGGAATTTCCTCAATCACAAAAATCAAATGAATCAGGTGAGGTGGTTAGCTGGGTTGTAAGTAAGTTTGGTCCATTTATATCTAACGATGCTATGCGTAATATCATTGGCCAGACGAAAAGTGGGTTCAATCTTCGGGATATTATGGATAATAAAAAAATTCTCCTGGTAAACCTGAGCAAGGGTAAAATGGGTGAATTAAACTCGAAGCTTCTCGGTATTATATTCGTAATGAAATTTCAGGCTGCTGCCATGGGGCGAGCGGATACCCCCGAAGATATGCGCCAAGACTTTTCGTTGTATGTGGATGAGTTTCAGAACTTTGCAACCGAGAGTTTCGAGTCGATTCTTTCTGAGGCAAGGAAGTATCGTCTCAATCTTATTCTAGGTAACCAGTTTATGACTCAATTAACGGACAAAATTCGAGAGGCAATTATCGGTAACGTGGGAACGGTTATAAGCGGGCGTATTGGTATTACTGATGCCGAGCTACTTGTTAAAAAGTTCTCTCCTACGTTTGATGCTGAAGATTTGACGAAGATGCCTAACTATCAGTCTGTAACGAGTGTCATGATCAATAACGTGCCGTCTGCGCCATTTAGTATGTCATTCTTGCCACCAATGGGCCAAACGAACGCACAACTAAGCGATGCACTTAAACGCCTATCGGCGGCCAAATATGGCAAGCCACGCGCTGTTGTTGAAAAAGACATCTTTACGCGTCTCGGGGCGGGGGACGTTGAGCGTAAGAATAAGGCGGACGCAGCTAAAAAACTACAACAGCAACGGATGACGGGCGTTACGACCGCATCTGGTTCAAGTTCCTCGTTCCTAGACGAATGGCTAGCTAAGAGAAAGCAAATAGGCAACACACCATCCTCGGCGCCGCAAGGGCGGCCTGGGCCTAAGACAGCAGTACAGACGCCCCAGAACTCATCTTCGCGTCTTGGTGCTCAGGAAGGGCCTGTGGCGGCATCTACGACTATGCCGTTGCCACCTATGGACACATCACCCAATCCCTTTCTGACCCAGTCACCCCAGAACTCTTCTGGAGCGATCGTTGCACCCGAATCTCAGTCGCTAGATGACGATAGGCTGCACCTTCGAGGTGATAAAAAGAACCCTGATAGTGAGATTTCTATCAAGCTTCGATAG
- a CDS encoding isopeptide-forming domain-containing fimbrial protein, whose protein sequence is MFRKIVSNLPFSPALVGQLGFYAQRLRKEEATRRMGLIFTALALVVQSFAVFTPPESANAANGNNVIYGGFKSKDELMTIYDRNKDSAGHKDLQQIYKQFGITRNDIANGKWTTFNSRDFNNTIQSVGRSTYSFQRTPIKVEGTSTTVYSSQLSKFDSTSWTTKNGSMYTAVVGKRAVDGKWFAIMSGCGNPAYIALPPPPPASECTALTITPITRTKFTFKAAASTSNGATISGYSYVVKNSAGSTVYSKSVSSTAKTNSITHDFNKDGKYTVQTTVSTSTGKKTGANCQKSLTVTPEPRCIINPDFPASSPECKPCEDDETIWYKDKDCTSDFDLTKNVKNVSKIINDANNTSAKPGDRLEYRLTVKNVGKTTGSYTIEDNLADVLEYADLIDTGGGTLLKKSADVSVERAGTITWPAVEIKPGSSIVKIVSVQVKSTIPATPQSLGNPESYNCRMVNDFAGNNTTILLPCPTPKVVEQVVSELPKTGPTENMTFAGVVLAVVVYFYARTRQVKKEVRLIRRDLNAGTI, encoded by the coding sequence ATGTTTAGAAAAATAGTTTCAAATTTACCCTTTAGCCCGGCACTCGTTGGCCAGCTCGGCTTTTACGCCCAACGCCTTCGAAAAGAAGAGGCTACTCGACGTATGGGTCTTATATTTACTGCGCTTGCACTTGTTGTGCAATCTTTTGCCGTCTTCACCCCACCAGAATCTGCTAATGCCGCGAACGGTAATAATGTTATTTACGGTGGTTTTAAGAGTAAAGATGAACTTATGACAATTTATGACCGCAACAAAGATAGTGCAGGTCATAAAGATCTACAACAAATCTATAAGCAATTTGGCATCACAAGAAATGACATCGCCAACGGCAAATGGACCACCTTCAATTCTCGTGATTTCAATAATACGATTCAAAGCGTAGGACGCTCAACTTACTCGTTCCAGCGAACACCAATCAAAGTAGAAGGCACTTCTACAACCGTATACTCTAGTCAATTATCAAAATTCGATTCGACATCTTGGACGACAAAAAACGGCTCTATGTATACCGCCGTGGTCGGTAAGCGCGCAGTAGACGGAAAATGGTTTGCTATTATGAGTGGCTGTGGCAATCCAGCATATATAGCGCTACCTCCCCCACCACCAGCATCGGAATGTACAGCCTTAACAATTACGCCAATCACCCGAACAAAGTTCACCTTTAAGGCAGCGGCAAGCACATCGAATGGTGCGACAATTTCGGGATATAGCTACGTTGTAAAAAATTCTGCAGGCTCAACAGTCTACTCAAAGAGCGTATCAAGCACCGCAAAGACAAACTCAATCACCCATGACTTTAACAAGGATGGAAAATACACTGTTCAAACAACCGTATCAACAAGTACGGGCAAAAAAACCGGCGCAAACTGTCAAAAATCACTCACTGTTACACCTGAGCCACGCTGTATTATCAATCCCGACTTTCCAGCAAGCAGTCCAGAGTGCAAACCCTGTGAAGACGACGAAACAATCTGGTACAAAGACAAAGATTGTACTTCCGACTTTGATTTAACCAAGAATGTAAAGAATGTTTCAAAAATCATTAACGATGCAAACAATACATCAGCTAAGCCCGGGGATCGCCTTGAGTATCGGCTCACTGTTAAAAATGTCGGAAAAACAACAGGCTCGTACACTATCGAAGATAATCTAGCTGATGTTCTTGAGTACGCCGACCTTATCGATACGGGTGGCGGCACTCTCCTTAAAAAATCTGCAGACGTATCTGTCGAGCGAGCTGGTACTATTACTTGGCCTGCCGTAGAGATCAAGCCCGGAAGTTCGATCGTCAAGATTGTAAGCGTTCAGGTTAAATCAACAATCCCTGCAACACCGCAGAGCCTTGGCAATCCAGAGTCATACAACTGTCGGATGGTAAACGATTTTGCCGGCAATAATACAACTATTCTCCTTCCTTGCCCAACACCAAAAGTTGTCGAGCAAGTCGTCTCCGAACTTCCAAAAACGGGACCTACCGAGAATATGACATTCGCAGGTGTTGTCCTCGCTGTCGTCGTTTACTTCTACGCACGAACGCGTCAGGTCAAAAAAGAGGTACGCCTTATACGACGAGATCTCAACGCGGGTACTATCTAA
- a CDS encoding site-2 protease family protein — protein MDIFGIATVIIVILLSMTLHEAMHAFVGYWLGDDTAKLEGRLTLNPVKHIDPFLTLLLPIMLAIVGAPIFGGAKPVPFNPNRVRYDEWGAALVAIAGPLTNLLIAFIVFGVYVLAGAPETGLFASIVMTAVSVNLGFFIFNMIPIPPLDGSRVLYALAPEFARRGMEAIERYGIMLVFIIVIVASPLIGQFMLSGMGFFIDIFAWIFGLS, from the coding sequence ATGGATATTTTTGGGATCGCTACTGTTATTATTGTTATCTTGCTCTCAATGACGCTTCACGAAGCGATGCACGCTTTTGTAGGGTATTGGTTAGGTGATGACACGGCAAAGCTAGAAGGGCGCTTAACGCTCAACCCTGTAAAGCACATAGATCCTTTCTTGACACTCCTTCTTCCTATCATGCTTGCGATCGTTGGGGCTCCTATATTCGGTGGAGCGAAGCCCGTTCCTTTCAATCCGAACAGGGTGAGGTACGACGAGTGGGGCGCGGCTCTTGTTGCGATTGCAGGACCGCTTACTAATCTTCTGATAGCGTTCATTGTATTTGGCGTGTATGTATTAGCTGGCGCTCCAGAAACAGGCCTCTTTGCCTCTATTGTGATGACTGCGGTCTCTGTTAACTTAGGATTCTTTATATTCAATATGATTCCAATCCCGCCCCTCGATGGTTCGCGGGTTCTTTATGCGCTAGCCCCTGAGTTTGCACGCCGAGGCATGGAGGCGATCGAGCGTTATGGAATAATGCTCGTATTCATTATTGTTATAGTCGCCAGTCCGTTAATCGGGCAATTCATGTTGAGTGGCATGGGCTTTTTCATCGATATATTCGCCTGGATATTCGGCCTCTCTTAA
- a CDS encoding YifB family Mg chelatase-like AAA ATPase: MADVAKILSVAPVGFEGHIIEVESDTAKGLPSLQIVGMGNKAIDEAKERVRSAITHSLLEYPARRITINLAPAELPKDGSHYDLPMALAILVSSGQLRQIEVEDAVFAGELALNGDLRPIRGVITVAETAKRAGIHRLFLPTPNITQANLVSGIEIVGVDSLKSLFLHLKGETKIVNQPLATKAPTQSKNTSPLLDDVHGQEQAKRALVIAAAGHHNILLTGSPGAGKTMLAHTLPGLLPALSFDEQIAVTKLHSLAGESINEIITVRPFRSPHHTASRVALIGGGSKPRPGDISLAHLGVLFLDELPEYPRATLESLRQPLEDKKIVISRADGHATYPADFMLVATMNPCPCGFYGDSTRECNCSSTQILSYKKRLSGPLLDRIDLIVNVSRVPNAELLKDTSLTKNQHNQAISIINIAFKKQVNRYGSSVKNNSNLSGREIKKYLQLTPDATSLLTTATDRLNLSARSYFKVIKVARTIADLDNQDEIQQAHIAEALQYRQNA, from the coding sequence ATGGCAGATGTAGCAAAGATATTATCGGTCGCTCCGGTGGGTTTTGAGGGTCACATTATAGAGGTAGAAAGTGATACAGCCAAAGGATTGCCCTCCCTCCAAATAGTCGGCATGGGCAACAAGGCGATCGACGAAGCGAAGGAGCGCGTCAGAAGCGCCATCACTCATTCGCTACTTGAGTACCCGGCACGCCGAATCACTATCAACCTTGCCCCTGCTGAATTACCTAAGGACGGCTCCCACTATGACCTCCCAATGGCACTCGCCATACTTGTCAGTAGCGGCCAACTACGGCAAATAGAGGTTGAGGATGCAGTTTTCGCAGGCGAATTGGCACTCAATGGCGATCTCCGCCCTATTAGAGGTGTCATTACCGTTGCAGAAACAGCCAAACGAGCTGGCATACATCGCCTTTTCCTTCCAACTCCCAATATTACCCAGGCGAATCTTGTTAGCGGAATAGAAATTGTAGGCGTCGATTCGCTAAAATCACTCTTCCTTCACCTCAAGGGCGAGACAAAAATCGTAAACCAACCTCTCGCCACAAAAGCACCCACCCAGAGCAAGAACACTTCGCCGTTGCTAGATGATGTGCATGGTCAAGAGCAGGCCAAGCGGGCGCTTGTCATTGCTGCCGCAGGTCACCACAATATTCTGCTTACAGGCTCACCAGGGGCCGGCAAAACAATGCTGGCACACACTCTTCCCGGGCTCCTCCCTGCCTTATCTTTTGATGAGCAGATCGCCGTCACTAAACTTCATAGCCTTGCAGGTGAGTCTATAAATGAAATAATCACCGTACGACCCTTTCGCTCTCCTCATCACACCGCTAGCAGAGTTGCCCTTATCGGAGGTGGCTCAAAACCTCGTCCAGGTGATATAAGTCTTGCCCACCTAGGTGTACTGTTTCTAGATGAGCTTCCAGAATATCCTCGCGCAACACTAGAATCGCTTCGACAACCCCTCGAAGACAAGAAGATTGTTATAAGCAGGGCCGATGGGCATGCGACATATCCAGCCGATTTTATGCTTGTTGCTACTATGAACCCTTGTCCATGCGGCTTTTATGGTGATAGTACGAGGGAGTGCAACTGTTCGAGCACTCAAATCCTCTCTTATAAGAAACGTCTTTCGGGACCGCTTCTTGATCGGATTGATCTCATCGTGAACGTTTCTAGGGTTCCAAACGCAGAACTTCTTAAAGATACTTCGTTGACTAAAAATCAACACAATCAAGCAATAAGCATAATCAATATTGCCTTCAAGAAACAAGTTAACAGATACGGAAGTAGTGTTAAAAACAACAGTAATTTATCTGGTCGAGAAATAAAGAAGTACCTACAGCTCACCCCTGATGCAACAAGCCTTTTGACGACCGCCACAGATCGCTTAAATCTCAGCGCGCGTAGTTATTTTAAGGTCATTAAAGTTGCTCGAACTATCGCGGATTTGGACAACCAAGACGAAATACAGCAGGCTCACATTGCCGAGGCGCTTCAATATAGACAAAACGCTTGA
- a CDS encoding reverse transcriptase-like protein: protein MNQRIAVRAIIRKDDKTLLLRRSTGRPSILGKYELPGGKLEYGEQPEDALLRYVRETADLTIQTTQLFDVLTYIDHDDRDTQYVFILYLVSLGAGSKVVLGQDYDHYFWKKMSDIQQDDLTESTKILLGISQQTIQSVKKEELIGKDVVDTTNLSHVIIYSDGGSRGNPGPSASGFIVMDDHENVIHEGGMYLGVTTNNQAEYHGVRLGLEKALEIGAKTVDFRLDSLLVVNQLNNIYQIKNRELWPINERIRELLTKFDKVTFTHVKREFNQLADGMVNKILNAHISE, encoded by the coding sequence ATGAACCAAAGAATCGCCGTCCGTGCCATTATCCGAAAAGATGATAAAACCCTTCTTCTGCGGAGGTCGACAGGCCGGCCGAGTATCCTGGGCAAATATGAATTACCAGGCGGTAAGCTGGAATATGGCGAGCAACCCGAAGATGCGCTTCTGCGCTATGTTCGAGAGACTGCCGACCTCACCATCCAAACAACCCAGCTGTTCGACGTCCTGACCTATATTGATCATGACGATCGTGATACGCAATACGTCTTTATTCTTTATCTTGTAAGTTTGGGCGCGGGATCGAAGGTTGTCCTAGGCCAAGATTATGATCACTATTTTTGGAAAAAGATGTCAGATATACAACAGGATGATTTGACTGAATCGACAAAAATACTGTTGGGCATATCACAACAGACGATTCAATCTGTTAAAAAAGAAGAATTAATTGGAAAAGATGTCGTTGACACAACGAATCTATCGCACGTTATCATTTATTCCGATGGTGGATCCAGGGGGAATCCCGGTCCATCTGCTTCTGGTTTTATCGTTATGGACGACCACGAGAATGTCATTCACGAAGGGGGTATGTATTTAGGGGTGACGACTAATAACCAGGCTGAATACCATGGGGTTCGCTTAGGTTTGGAGAAGGCGTTAGAGATCGGTGCGAAAACTGTGGATTTTCGATTAGATAGTCTTTTGGTCGTGAATCAATTAAATAATATCTATCAAATCAAGAATCGAGAGCTCTGGCCTATCAACGAGCGTATTCGTGAATTATTAACGAAATTCGATAAAGTAACATTTACCCATGTAAAACGAGAGTTTAATCAGTTGGCTGATGGTATGGTAAATAAAATCCTTAATGCACATATCTCTGAATAG
- a CDS encoding NUDIX domain-containing protein encodes MSYEPNTHEAQVAILRHLLFLPHSTFSELQKATNLTSDHFNFHVKKLVDEGYVDKSDKQYKLTHKGKEYANRMDTDDNSIEKQPKVSVAITLERRNKNGEREFLFQQRKKNPYYDFWGRVGGKVRWGESVLDAANRELKEETGLEADFEYKLLYHKRDFSKTTGKLLEDKIFLCVYATKYEGRLLESFEGGINRWMTVGEFHKMPKRFNSVDEFMELMDSGQTFAEREFYYDESEY; translated from the coding sequence ATGAGCTACGAACCAAACACACATGAGGCGCAAGTGGCGATATTGCGGCACTTGCTTTTTTTGCCACATTCAACTTTCTCGGAACTTCAAAAGGCGACTAACTTAACAAGTGATCACTTCAACTTCCATGTCAAAAAACTTGTCGACGAGGGGTATGTCGATAAATCTGATAAGCAGTATAAGTTGACTCACAAGGGTAAAGAATACGCTAATCGTATGGACACCGACGATAACTCAATTGAAAAACAGCCTAAAGTTTCGGTTGCTATTACGCTTGAGCGACGCAATAAAAACGGTGAGCGCGAATTTTTATTCCAGCAGCGTAAAAAGAATCCCTACTATGACTTTTGGGGGCGTGTTGGAGGTAAAGTGCGCTGGGGCGAGTCTGTCCTCGATGCTGCGAACCGTGAACTAAAGGAAGAAACGGGTCTTGAGGCTGATTTCGAATATAAGCTTTTGTATCACAAGCGAGATTTTAGCAAAACGACGGGTAAGTTACTCGAAGATAAGATTTTCCTCTGTGTATATGCGACAAAATACGAAGGACGACTGCTTGAATCGTTCGAGGGCGGTATTAATAGGTGGATGACGGTTGGCGAGTTCCATAAAATGCCAAAAAGGTTTAATAGCGTCGATGAGTTTATGGAGTTGATGGACTCCGGACAGACGTTTGCCGAACGTGAATTTTACTACGACGAATCAGAATATTAA
- a CDS encoding translation initiation factor IF-3 has translation MHAQIRRVTINQSIRINEAIRSSELRVIGPDGEQLGIMSRSDALKAAEAAGVDLVEISPNAAPPVAKIVDWGKYQYQKMKEQQKNRKSSKQSELKQMRFGLKIGSGDLEIKLRKIREFLVAGHKVRIQIFYRGREMAHKELGYEMIDRIIALLENDAILEQKPQMAGRNLSIVVRSK, from the coding sequence TTGCACGCTCAAATAAGGAGAGTAACGATCAATCAATCAATTCGCATCAATGAAGCAATCCGTTCAAGTGAGCTCCGAGTAATCGGGCCCGACGGAGAGCAGCTCGGTATCATGAGTCGTTCCGACGCACTCAAAGCTGCCGAGGCGGCGGGAGTTGATCTCGTTGAGATCTCACCTAACGCAGCACCACCTGTTGCAAAAATAGTGGACTGGGGTAAATACCAGTACCAAAAAATGAAGGAACAGCAGAAAAATCGCAAGAGCAGCAAGCAAAGTGAGCTTAAACAAATGCGATTTGGCCTAAAGATCGGTTCCGGAGACCTTGAAATCAAGCTCCGTAAGATCCGCGAATTCCTCGTTGCTGGCCACAAAGTGCGTATTCAAATTTTCTATAGAGGTCGCGAGATGGCCCACAAGGAATTAGGATACGAGATGATTGATCGAATCATTGCCCTTCTTGAGAATGATGCAATTCTAGAGCAAAAGCCTCAGATGGCTGGTCGCAATCTGAGCATAGTAGTAAGGAGTAAATAA
- the rplT gene encoding 50S ribosomal protein L20: MRVKRGVTARAKHKKILKLAKGMQHNRTRSFRLAKQAVIRALQYAYRDRRNKKRDLRGLWITRINAAAREQGTTYGKLIAGLKAANIELDRKVLAEIAVNEPKAFAEIVKSATKA, translated from the coding sequence ATGCGAGTAAAACGAGGCGTCACTGCACGCGCAAAGCACAAGAAGATTCTTAAATTAGCAAAAGGCATGCAACACAACCGCACGCGCTCTTTCCGTCTTGCAAAACAAGCCGTAATTCGCGCTCTGCAGTATGCATACCGTGACCGCCGCAACAAAAAGCGCGATCTACGTGGTCTTTGGATTACACGTATTAACGCTGCCGCTCGCGAACAAGGGACCACTTACGGTAAGCTGATCGCCGGCCTAAAAGCTGCAAATATCGAACTTGACCGTAAAGTTCTTGCCGAAATCGCTGTTAATGAGCCAAAGGCATTCGCCGAAATCGTAAAGAGCGCAACAAAAGCTTAG
- the rpmI gene encoding 50S ribosomal protein L35 — protein sequence MPKIKTHKGTAKRIKLTSTGKLTRRRAFGAHFLAKKSKSRKRAINTTATITGSMARNVKRALGV from the coding sequence ATGCCAAAAATTAAGACCCACAAAGGTACCGCGAAGCGGATTAAACTTACCAGCACTGGTAAGTTGACCCGTCGTCGTGCGTTCGGCGCCCACTTCCTCGCGAAGAAAAGCAAGAGCCGCAAACGCGCAATCAACACCACTGCAACCATCACCGGAAGCATGGCACGAAACGTTAAACGAGCTCTAGGAGTATAA
- the rpmB gene encoding 50S ribosomal protein L28, translating to MAARCELTGKGKQFGNNVSFSLRRTNRVFKPNLQKKTFMVDGQKVTMILSTQAIRTLKKKGILAKAS from the coding sequence ATGGCAGCACGATGTGAACTCACCGGAAAAGGCAAGCAATTTGGCAACAATGTCAGCTTTTCTTTGCGTCGCACCAACCGCGTCTTCAAGCCCAACCTCCAGAAAAAGACATTCATGGTTGATGGTCAGAAGGTTACGATGATCCTGAGTACTCAGGCTATCCGTACGCTTAAGAAAAAAGGCATTCTAGCTAAAGCTAGCTAA
- a CDS encoding MBL fold metallo-hydrolase has protein sequence MFDIEYKGANGVVIATKKTTALIDPKLSVVGLKDLNIKEAVEIATEERFATNGKDAQLCIEGPGDYELGDFSIKGTSATRHIDVESDEKKSTIYRIIVGDIRIALIGNIAPKLSEEQLEVLGVVDMLIIPVGGGGYTLDATSAASLVRQIDPRVVIPTHYADASISYEVPQDTLDTFKKELGAPVETTSKYKVKSSASLPETLTILEITRS, from the coding sequence ATGTTTGATATAGAATATAAGGGTGCTAATGGTGTTGTTATTGCAACAAAGAAAACTACCGCACTTATCGATCCAAAACTATCTGTTGTTGGACTCAAGGACTTGAACATTAAAGAGGCTGTTGAAATTGCAACAGAAGAGCGATTTGCGACAAATGGCAAAGACGCTCAGCTTTGCATAGAAGGGCCTGGCGACTATGAACTAGGTGACTTTTCTATCAAGGGGACAAGCGCTACCCGACATATCGACGTTGAGTCTGATGAGAAAAAATCAACAATCTACCGTATTATAGTAGGCGACATACGCATTGCGCTTATTGGTAATATTGCACCAAAACTTAGCGAAGAGCAGCTTGAAGTCCTTGGTGTTGTTGATATGCTCATTATTCCGGTTGGTGGCGGAGGTTATACGCTAGATGCAACATCTGCAGCGTCACTTGTGCGCCAGATTGACCCGCGCGTTGTTATCCCAACACACTACGCAGATGCCAGTATCTCTTACGAAGTACCTCAGGATACGCTTGATACCTTCAAAAAAGAACTAGGGGCGCCTGTTGAGACGACATCAAAGTATAAAGTGAAGTCGAGTGCCTCGTTGCCTGAAACACTAACAATTCTTGAGATTACACGTAGCTAA